The stretch of DNA CCCGTTGAGATTCTGAATCGAGCCATTTGTCAGCGGAAGATGTTCGATCGATAGTTATAGATAaatatagatagatagatagatatatttATGGATGCCCTGGGCTAGGGGCTACACCCCAGTGCAGatcataatataaattgcatcAAAGCTGACATTTTACACATTTCTGGGATTGGTGGGGATTACATTGTGGTGCAAAGTGTGAGGTGCGACTGATTAATCGCGACACCTGGCGAGTGGGTGAAGCCGTGCAAGTTATGCAGTTGCAGAGGCCGCTAATGTAGCCGCCGATCGGTGTCATCAATCGCCGGCGTCATCGCCCCGATGATCTGACTCAGATCTCAGATCTGAGatcccagccagccagccagcatAGTGACACATTTCCGAAGCCCCTACTCTGATAGTCTGATAACACTGACCCATCGGAGACCTTGACATTTGAGAGCCAGCCGCATTTCGCAGTTTGCGGACGTAGCGTTCGCATAAAACGGGATGCAAACATGTTTAGCATGTTTAAGCGAAAGAGCCGAAAAGAGCTGGATGTGGCCGAAATACTGATACTGCAGGAGTGTGCGGCTATAAAAGCCAACTGGCCGATCCACTTTGAGTTCACACGCGCTTTAACTCTCGCTTTCTACGCTCCCAAAAACGCTAAAATGTGCAAAATCGTAAGTGGATTCAATAAAGGATTAAGGGGATACAAATAGATACAGCTGAATTAAAAATACCTACGGATAATATACCATCCTTACcctgatttttaataatttgataagtaaaagtgaaaagtgaaGACAGAAATAGATTGATTTAATAATTGTATAAGGTTTTTCCTAATAACGTGGCAGATAAGTTTTTATGAGTAAACCGTAAAGTGATAACAATTTCTGATCTCCAACAGCTCCCTCTTTTCGTCCTGGCTGTGGTGTTGTCCTGTTGTCATGGTCTTCCCGTGGAACGCGAGGAACGCGAGCCAGTGGCCATCCTAGAGATCGAGACCAACAAGAAGAACGATGGTGCCTATGACACCAAATACACGAGTGCAGATGGAACCTCTCGCAAGGAGGAGGCAACGGTGGTGGACAGAGGCACCGAAGAGGAGGCTTTGGAGGTGAAGGGATCCTACAAGTACATCAACGACCTGGGCGAGGAGGTGGAGGTCTTCTACACGGCGGGAAAGAATGGCTTCGTTCCCTACGGCACCAGTATCAACCCGGAAATCACAGCTGTCGCTGAGGCAGCCAAGGATCTGCCCAAGCCAGAGAAGGTGGACAAGAATTAAGTGCTTTCTGGAAGAGATCTCGTAGATGATAGTTCATAAGATTAATGGAAAGAACCAGCGCGTTGTTACTGGGCAATCAGAAATAAACGGCAAAACGACTGCGAAGAAATGATGTTTCAATCTATCTAATTAGCATATTTcgcacattttttgtttacttattGAATGAAAATACACttggggaaaaaaattaaatattataggctatcaaacatttaataaaattaaaaaaaaaaaataaaaaaaaaataaaaatgaaaaaaataaaaaattaaaataaaaaaatgtacaaaatgtACCTTATTAACACaaaacaattcaattaaataatttataatttgtaataccAATATTTCGGGATATTCTTTTCCCTCATCACATGGAACATTCCCGCCTTTAAAAAGACCTTGAAAACGTACCCAAACTTGGCACAGTATCAAAGTGTGAGACGTCATATGATTAAGCACACGTTTGGCCACTTTGCGGTACAGTGGGCCCTGGGGCTACGAATGAGACACCTGCTTCTATACATCATTACACGCCTAAACATCGTCCATTAGCTTTGATCAAAGACACATGAAATGAAGACTTAACGAACAGGAAAGCGTAAGAATGAAATTGGTCATTTAATGAGGCATAAATCATCTCGAgaatttgcatatttgatgGGCTTTAGAGTTTCAGCAAAGCTTGACTCCCAAGTCAGACTCCATAGGCATGGATCACGCCCTTCTCCAGAAGAATGAGAACTCCGAGGAAGAATAGGTAGTAGGAGACCAGTAGAAAACCACAAGCTCGTCGTAGTTTGAAGTTTGTGGTGAGTGCGGAAAGCATGGAGAAGCCCATTCCGACCTCCAAGAAGATGCACACCGTCTCCCCAAAGCCACCCTCCGCAGGCTGTTTAGTAGAATTCatcaaaatactttaaattaaaaacaaatcaccTTTCCACACTTACGTAAATATTACTTGGCGCTTTTATAAACGCCTGCACCACCAATGGCAGGGCCAGAAACACAAAGGATCCTGAAAAGAAGAGAGTTAGATATTgcatattaaattaacattcTTTAAATACCAAATACGGGAGCTGAGAAGGTGGCCGTCAATGCCATGCGAGGCCATCCCTGGTGGGCCAGCGAGAGATTGGCCACCAAATCGTTGCTACTCAGAGCCCAGCAAATGGCCGTCGACAGGGAAAACTCCTGGCTCACCTTCATTATGGTTGCCAAAGTGAAAAACATGGCGTTGACTTCGGAGGTTAGACAGAAGATCAGAAAGACGGTGGCCGAGAAACCCATACCTGTTGTAAActgtaagaaaaaataaaaaaataaataaatttttaagaaatttaaaaatagttttcttttttataaaaatgaaaaaacagCGCAACGAATTTAAGAAATCCAAAAAAGAGTTCATGACCTGTGAAAATGCGTACGAATTTTAGAGGATCCAATCCAAAAATCATAATTCTATTTCCGgggaaagaaatttttaactttataatttttggcatttaaaaataaaactggtTATTTGCTACGTGCCTGAAAAAAAACGTAAGAAGTACGAAGAACTCACCCTGAAAAATCTGGGCGGGGTGTCGGTGCGCGTGAGAAAAAATATCAAGATAGTCACGGGCACCATGATCATGAGGATGATAAAATAGGCGGCAATTCCGGCAATAGTGTATCCGCGAACTGGAAAACAAATCGTGAAATAGGTCATTCACACACTTCAAGAAATTCACTCACCTATTATGTAGGCTATATAGGTGGGGACAAGAACCACCTGCAGATTGAAGAGCAGCTTGGACCAACCGTAAAGGGGCTTCTCCATGTCAACCACTGGAATGAGAATTCGCAAGATCATATCGATGGGCTGCTTTACTATCAGGTACACCTTCACCAGAACGGTTCCCAGGCGAAAGCGTTCCTTGTCGAATTCGGCGACAGTGTTCCAAAATTGCCGGAAAATACGCTTATGTCGGCCACCTTGACGAGGGGACGAACGATCGATTTCCTGGCGCTTCAATGGCAACTGCGTCTGTGGCTTCAGTTCCTCCAGTTGCAACAACTCAGCCACATCCAGTTGTCTCTTTTCCAGTTCTAATGGGGATTTAAAAAGGTTATATGGTAATCATTTTAGATTCTAAGATATAACTTACTTCGTATACGTGCCATCAGCAAATGCTGATCAATGATGGCCACTAAAACGTAGCCAATAAAGATAAAGGCACCGGGTAAAGCCGATGACCAGCTGATTCCCTTGGGACGCTTGTGGATATAGTCCATGTAAACGACATTGAGGAATAGGAAACCAAAATCACGGATATAATAGTTTGGTTCCATATTGAATGGCTTGGTTAGGATCACCATTCCAGCTACAAAGATGTGCAGGAACATGGCCTGCGACATGCACTGAAGGAAGGAATTCCTTGTGCTCTGCAATTTTGAGGCAATCGCCGTGAAGAGATCCGGTGATCCATTAGCAATGGCCAAAACCGTAACCCCAGCCGTGCTCTCGTTCATCCGCAATGAATCCGCTATCACCTTTAAAATGGGACAGAAACTGGGGGGATTTATTACTAACTTTCCACTAAAATAACAGTTTAGAACTCACTATTTATTTACGGTCAATTGCATCATCCAGAACACATAAATGGCCATCAAAAGCATTCCTATGGCACTCCAGAAGGAATTGAAACCGCTTCGGACGTCCACTTTGCAGAAATGCCAACCCAAATAATTGATGAAGTTCATATTGGTCACACAATCTGGCGTGTTTATCACAAAATGACATCTCTGGGTCTCCGGCAAATCGTGGACCTTAGTGCATCTGATCTCGTTAATCATTATTAgctttgtattaaattttttcaacaaataccACTTAAGAAATGAAGTAAAAACCTAGGCTTTCCAATGATTCAAAAGAATGTGCTTTTAAATGTCAGAAAATTCGAACACTACATTTTAAATACCCCATTGAAGACTAAAACTTGattgtatttttgttaaagTAAGGGAAAAGTGGTTTTTAACGATCTATTTATAGTGTTTACGAGTAAGTATTATAAAGGCCAGTTTTATCAGAtccattaaaatgttattggtTGAGACAAAGCAATATATGATAAGTTGTTTACGAAATCATCGAAATTTGTTTCGTTTTGCCGGATTACTAATCAACAAAGTATCttaatttgctttgttttcattATGCCTTCTCTCCCCTTTGATTATACGAATCGTTAATCTTTTCATATTCTCCAATGAAGTTCTAAGCCATGATTGTCATTCCTGAACAATTTGTGGTCGGTGAGATAATTTCTTGTTGTCAGCATTCAGCTTTCTGCTTAAATTAGCACTAACCATAGCGAAATTTATGATAAGTATTTATATGCAGCACGGAATCCGCATTTCACATGCAGCTGCTGTCGTTTCCATTTAAATGAAGAATGATGCGGATTTGAGATAGGGAATcgttttattattg from Drosophila takahashii strain IR98-3 E-12201 chromosome 2R, DtakHiC1v2, whole genome shotgun sequence encodes:
- the Cpr47Ec gene encoding larval cuticle protein 1, with amino-acid sequence MFKRKSRKELDVAEILILQECAAIKANWPIHFEFTRALTLAFYAPKNAKMCKILPLFVLAVVLSCCHGLPVEREEREPVAILEIETNKKNDGAYDTKYTSADGTSRKEEATVVDRGTEEEALEVKGSYKYINDLGEEVEVFYTAGKNGFVPYGTSINPEITAVAEAAKDLPKPEKVDKN
- the LOC108058776 gene encoding mitochondrial sodium/calcium exchanger protein codes for the protein MINEIRCTKVHDLPETQRCHFVINTPDCVTNMNFINYLGWHFCKVDVRSGFNSFWSAIGMLLMAIYVFWMMQLTVNKYFCPILKVIADSLRMNESTAGVTVLAIANGSPDLFTAIASKLQSTRNSFLQCMSQAMFLHIFVAGMVILTKPFNMEPNYYIRDFGFLFLNVVYMDYIHKRPKGISWSSALPGAFIFIGYVLVAIIDQHLLMARIRKLEKRQLDVAELLQLEELKPQTQLPLKRQEIDRSSPRQGGRHKRIFRQFWNTVAEFDKERFRLGTVLVKVYLIVKQPIDMILRILIPVVDMEKPLYGWSKLLFNLQVVLVPTYIAYIIVRGYTIAGIAAYFIILMIMVPVTILIFFLTRTDTPPRFFRFTTGMGFSATVFLIFCLTSEVNAMFFTLATIMKVSQEFSLSTAICWALSSNDLVANLSLAHQGWPRMALTATFSAPVFGSFVFLALPLVVQAFIKAPSNIYPAEGGFGETVCIFLEVGMGFSMLSALTTNFKLRRACGFLLVSYYLFFLGVLILLEKGVIHAYGV